One Alphaproteobacteria bacterium DNA segment encodes these proteins:
- a CDS encoding ABC transporter substrate-binding protein: protein MKRRDFLIAAAAFSALPGFALPGFALAQGSGNQVPAASQFIERLAQRAIEGLTTRDIDAGERTKRFRALFTESFDVPKIGRFALGNAWRTANAADREAYLSAFEDFIVASYATRFADYGGETIRVVNSRSLEDGEAAVGTHFVRTQGEPIRVDWRLAPDGQNWKIIDVVIEGVSMAITQRDDFNATVQRNGGRVGPLIEMLRDKVKAPPARG from the coding sequence ATGAAACGCCGGGATTTCCTGATCGCCGCCGCCGCGTTCAGCGCGCTGCCCGGCTTCGCGCTGCCCGGCTTCGCGCTGGCGCAAGGCTCCGGCAATCAGGTGCCGGCCGCTTCGCAGTTCATCGAACGCTTGGCCCAGCGCGCCATCGAAGGCCTGACCACGCGCGACATCGATGCGGGCGAGCGCACCAAGCGCTTCCGCGCGCTGTTCACCGAAAGCTTCGACGTGCCGAAGATCGGCCGCTTCGCGCTGGGCAACGCTTGGCGCACGGCCAACGCGGCCGACCGCGAAGCCTATCTTTCGGCGTTCGAGGATTTCATCGTCGCGAGCTACGCCACGCGCTTCGCCGATTACGGCGGCGAGACGATCCGCGTGGTCAACTCCCGCTCGCTGGAAGACGGCGAAGCCGCCGTCGGCACCCATTTCGTGCGTACGCAAGGCGAGCCGATCCGCGTCGACTGGCGCTTGGCGCCGGACGGCCAGAACTGGAAGATCATCGACGTGGTGATCGAAGGCGTGAGCATGGCGATCACGCAACGCGACGACTTCAACGCGACTGTCCAGCGCAACGGCGGGCGCGTCGGCCCGCTGATCGAGATGCTGCGCGACAAGGTCAAAGCGCCGCCCGCGCGCGGCTGA
- a CDS encoding VacJ family lipoprotein: MSCTLPRFARHIALSAVIVGTLSTAAHAEEALAPRQQAQQSTDINDPFEYVNRGIFEINIFLDEIALKPLAAWYGVLPDRAREGTHNFLANLKTPWVAVNDAAQGEGQRFGNSIARFFINTLLGFFGTFDPAAHMGFPAHEEDAGQTFAVWGAGEGPYIMLPVFGPSNARDTLGFAVDSFLDPVNFAANRSDKLDWVPYARGGASAIDSRQRNWQTLEDLKRNSTDYYATIRRVYTERRRAAIRNDAGGESMPVPRMSDADDAPAPSRADATRQ; this comes from the coding sequence ATGTCCTGCACGCTCCCCCGCTTCGCCCGGCACATCGCTTTGTCGGCCGTTATCGTCGGCACGTTGTCGACGGCGGCTCATGCCGAAGAAGCGCTCGCACCGCGCCAGCAAGCGCAGCAATCGACGGACATCAACGACCCGTTCGAATACGTCAATCGCGGCATCTTCGAGATCAATATTTTCCTCGACGAAATCGCGCTGAAGCCCTTGGCCGCATGGTACGGCGTGCTGCCCGATCGCGCGCGCGAAGGCACGCACAACTTCCTCGCCAATTTGAAGACCCCCTGGGTCGCCGTGAACGACGCCGCGCAAGGCGAAGGCCAGCGCTTCGGCAATTCGATCGCGCGCTTCTTCATCAACACGCTGCTCGGCTTTTTCGGCACGTTCGATCCCGCCGCCCATATGGGCTTCCCCGCGCACGAGGAAGATGCGGGCCAGACCTTCGCTGTCTGGGGTGCGGGCGAAGGCCCCTACATCATGCTGCCGGTCTTCGGGCCGTCCAACGCGCGCGATACGCTCGGCTTCGCGGTCGACTCGTTCCTCGATCCGGTGAACTTCGCCGCCAACCGCTCCGACAAGCTCGACTGGGTGCCCTATGCGCGCGGTGGCGCAAGCGCCATCGACTCGCGTCAGCGCAACTGGCAGACGCTCGAGGATCTGAAGCGCAACTCGACCGACTATTACGCGACGATCCGCCGCGTCTACACCGAACGCCGCCGCGCCGCGATCCGCAACGACGCGGGCGGCGAATCGATGCCGGTGCCGCGCATGTCGGATGCCGACGACGCCCCCGCGCCGTCGCGCGCCGACGCCACGCGCCAGTAA